A section of the Bacillaceae bacterium S4-13-56 genome encodes:
- a CDS encoding DNA-processing protein DprA yields the protein MDFTNNEIATYLFCAQLPQTKTTPLTIIEWNGVVKSLSDQKLEPEFLLEINSEDLFNVLGKATEPQRGRIQEKILARQKLGISLVELEEIVHRGYGIMFRSQMPPRLKKLTQKFIPPFFYYAGDPSILKHRAIGVVGARDANNEELSQTTKIAKEAVSHGVVIISGGAKGVDTTAVEASLQNGGKAIVFPSDGLSKWIKKSSIRNYIVNGKLLLMSAQSLNAPFSGAYAMQRNKFIHAPSDAVVVASSKISGKKKSGTWEGVVENLKHQWSPLYVIGNSEGVERLKQESNAKPFVSFEEIYKKKLSNHPTDSSNIEHQIVSLIELAIAKGIDKEEMERKFSEASDLYYGEKSEEEKLVVHEKQISMDEL from the coding sequence TACCTCAAACAAAAACTACACCTTTAACGATAATAGAGTGGAATGGTGTAGTAAAATCTTTAAGCGATCAAAAACTTGAACCGGAATTTTTACTAGAAATCAATTCGGAAGATTTGTTTAATGTACTTGGTAAAGCAACAGAACCTCAAAGAGGAAGAATACAAGAAAAAATATTAGCACGACAAAAGCTTGGTATTTCTCTTGTCGAACTTGAGGAAATTGTTCATCGTGGATATGGCATTATGTTTCGTTCTCAGATGCCACCACGTTTGAAGAAGTTAACCCAAAAATTCATTCCACCTTTCTTCTATTACGCAGGTGATCCTTCCATACTTAAGCATCGCGCAATAGGGGTAGTTGGTGCGAGAGATGCCAATAATGAAGAGCTATCTCAAACAACTAAGATAGCTAAAGAAGCTGTGTCACATGGTGTTGTCATAATCTCTGGTGGAGCAAAAGGTGTGGATACAACTGCAGTAGAAGCATCTTTGCAAAATGGAGGAAAAGCTATTGTTTTCCCATCAGACGGTCTTTCAAAATGGATCAAAAAAAGCTCCATTCGAAATTATATAGTCAATGGGAAGTTACTTTTGATGTCCGCCCAAAGTTTAAATGCACCTTTTTCCGGGGCATATGCTATGCAAAGGAATAAGTTTATTCATGCTCCTTCTGATGCGGTTGTTGTTGCTTCCTCAAAGATCTCTGGAAAGAAGAAGAGTGGGACATGGGAGGGTGTAGTAGAAAATTTAAAGCATCAATGGTCACCTCTTTATGTCATCGGAAACAGTGAAGGTGTAGAAAGACTTAAGCAAGAATCCAATGCAAAACCTTTCGTGTCATTTGAGGAAATTTATAAGAAAAAATTATCCAACCATCCAACAGATTCTAGTAACATTGAACACCAAATTGTCTCACTTATTGAATTGGCGATTGCTAAGGGAATTGATAAGGAAGAAATGGAGAGAAAGTTTTCCGAAGCGTCAGACCTATACTATGGAGAAAAATCAGAAGAGGAGAAACTAGTCGTGCATGAAAAACAAATAAGTATGGATGAATTATAA